The DNA region GTCATTCTGAATCCATTCTGGGTGGTACCGCCTACGATCTTTATTGAAGACAAGGTTGAAGAGATCAAAAAGCTAAGCCGGTCGGAAATAAACCGTTACTTTGACTCGCACAACTACGAAGTTTGGAACAGGGAGTTCACGAAGCGGTTGGATCCTGCAAGTATCGACTGGTGGGCGATTGATTCCGGCGCGGATGCAAATATCTACATTCGACAAAAGCCACATATGGGAAATGCCTTGGGAGTGGTCAAGTTTGATCTCACCAACTCATACTCCATTTATTTGCATGATACCAACCAACGGGAATTGTTTGCGCAAGCAAACAGGCAGCTAAGTTCGGGCTGTGTGCGATTGGAAAAACCTTTGGATCTGGCGGAGTATCTGCTGAAGGGAACGGAGTGGGATCGCCAGGCAATTGAAAGCACCGTAGCGCAACCCGGTCAGGTCATGACCAAGGATACTAAGATCAGATTGCCGCAGGCGATGCCGGTCTATATCGGCTTTATTACCTCGCAAATGTTTTCGGATCGCGTGATCCGGTTTGCAGAGGATTCGTATAAGCAAAATTCAGCAATTCTATCGTTGATGCGAGCGCCTTTCTAGGGCGCTCAAAGATCAGAAACTACTTACTGTTGGAGCGAATAACTATCGTCGGGATGGAGCTGTTCTTGATCGTATCCCGGGCCGTGCTTCCCAGGAAAGCCTTAACAAATGAGCTTCTTCCATGGGTGCCCATAACCAGATACTGATATCCACCTTTGCTGGTTTCAGCAGTGATCGCTACCTGTGAGCTGGCGCTGTTGTCATCAATTTTGAACGAGCATTTCACACCGTCCACTTTGAAAAGTTTGACCTTCTTCTTAAGGGCTTCCAACGATTTTGAATTCAACGTGTTGATGGTACCTTCATCGATAAAATTAGTTCCAGACATTGCGGCGTACTGATCAGCAATGCGCAGAGTTTCCACTGAGGAGTAAAGCAATACGACCTCGGCCTTGAGGGCTTTTGCCAGTCTTTTCGCATAAGCTTCAGCGCGGCGACTGTTGTTGGTAAGATCGGTTGCCACCAGTATTTTACCTTTGTCGGTCGGTGCTTTGATTACTTTGGGGCCAATGACCATGATTGGCACGATGGCATTTCTGACGACTTCTTCGGCAACGCTACCCAGAAAAAATCTCTCCAGTCCCTTTTTTCCCTGACTCCCCAAAACAATCATTCCGGGCGCAGGAGAAGTATTTTCGAGCCTGAATATCTCGTCGACTGGATTTCCGTAGGCTTCCACAACTTGAACTTTAGGGTTGTTTTGGCGAGCCATATCCAGGGATTTTCTGATGCGCTCGCGGTCGGCGGATTTCAAAGTGATATCGATAGGGTTTTGAACATACAGAAGTTTTACGGGTGCTTTTAACTGGGTTGCAAGACCCAACCCGCATTGTCGAATCAGCTCAGACCTTTTTTTAGCCCCGGGGGTTACATCCAGCACGTCATCGGCAATTAACATATACTTGCTCGCCATAAACACCTCCGAATACTATTGTACTCCTTGTCAGAGTCGAATGTCATTGCCTGAGTTTTGTCTCACTTCTATACTTTGAGGGCTAAAGAAGTGAGGGAGCAAATGGCTTCAATTTTTACTAAGATTATCGCTGGTGAATTGCCTTGTTATAAAATCTATGAAGACGACAAAGTATTGTCGTTTTTGGCATTGGATCAGGTGAATTTGGGACATACTTTGGTCATTACCAAAGAAGAGTTCAATCATTGGACAGAAGTTCCTGCTGACACTTATGCGCATCTACATAAAGTGTCGCAGAAAATTGGAAAAGCAGTTTTAAAAGCTTCCGGATCTCCACGTGTGGGGCAAATTGTGGCGGGTTTCGAAGTCCCTCATTATCATCTGCATTTGATTCCGGCTTGGTCCATTCCTGATTTGGATTTTAAACGTGCACAACGCCGATCTGATGCTGATATGAAGCAAATTCAGCAGGAAATCATCAAACACCTGGGGTAGTCATGCAAAAGCCTAAGGCTCCGGTCAGCGGTGCCATTTACAAACATTATAAAGGCAAGTTCTATCGCGTGATTGGCGTGGGAAAGCATTCTGAAACGTTGGAAGATATCGTTCTGTATGAATGTTTGTATGAAAATTCACTGGGAAGACTTTGGGCGCGGCCCTTGGAGTTGTGGTCGTCACCTATTGAGGTCGATGGGAAAATGGTTCCGCGATTCGAGTTTCAGTATGAATAAAAAAATCCCCGCGTATCAGGCGGGGATTTTTTTTGAAACTTTAAGTTACTCTGGGATTTGGCAGGAGACTTCAAGCAGAACGTCTCTTCTCCAGATTGTATTAACAACGGAGTCGCCGGCTTTTAACAAAGTTGCATCAGCGTAGTAACGGCCTTCACCAGCAATATCAAAAATTTCAAGGGAAACACGGCTGCCATCATTGTTGCGAATGCGGAAACTGTAGCCATCAATGTCACCAATTTTACCGTAGCCGTTCAAAGTTGGTTTGATCACTGTTTCCAGTTGCAGATCATTGTTTTCAGTAACTGTGCAGGAAACCTTCAAGTCTGTGGCTTGCGCGGATGCGCCAATCAAAGTCATCAAAGCTGCCGTAATTAGAGTTTTCATCGTTCCTCCTTGAACATCCTAAATTCGCAAATCTCCGACTCCGTCGGAGGGGTTTGTCATTCTTACAAGGGGCTTTCTTTTCTTCCCGACTGATTCTCAGTTGGTAGTCAGCGGGGAGCATAATTCCAGGGTGAATTTGACGTTTGTTAAGGTCACCTATATGACTCCGCAAGCCCTTATTTATCTTTGCAGGCCTTTGCCTCGGAGAGTACTGATTTGAAGGAGCCGTGCATTCGTTCCGGTCGTTGCTCCAGTACGAATGCCAATCACTAATGTACTGGACGTTTGGGCCAGGCAATTTAACAGGAGACGAAATGAAAACTCTGAAGTTAATGGTAGCCGCATTTTCGGCCGTGTTCGGGATGAGCGCATCGGCAGCCAGCAATCAGGAAATCATCAGCCATATTTCCTACAACGTGATCTCTGCAACATATGTTGAGTTTGCTCATGCAACTGTTTCCTTAAAGCAAGCAGTCGATATTTTCGTTCAAAACCCAAATGAATCCAACTTGGCTCAGGCTCAGGCTGCTTGGCGTGGCGCTCGCATGCCATGGGAGTCTTCTGAAGCTTTCTTGTTCGGTCCGGTGGATTCTCTTGGAATTGATCCGATGCTGGATACATGGCCTTTGAATAAGCAGGATCTTGATTCTGTGTTGGCAATCAACACTCCAATCACGACGGATATGATTCGCGGTCTTGGAACAAACCTTCAAGGTTTCCACACGATCGAGTATCTGCTGTTCGGTGATGGTATCCGAACTAATTCCAGACCCTTGTCTCAATTCACACAAAGACATTTTGAATACCTTCAAGCAGCAGCCCAATTGGAAATGGAGTATGCTGTGGCGTTGGCCAATTCCTGGACAACCAACTACAATCCGGAAGATACAACAACTCCGGGTTATTCTGCCATTTTTGCTCAACCAGGTTCAAATAATCCGTTTTACACTTCCGACGCTGCAGTTATGGAAGAGCTTGTGAATGGCATGATCGCCATTGCAGACGAAGTGGCCAACGCAAAAATTGCTGAGCCAATGGGTGCTGATATTAGCTCTGCAAATGTGGGTTTGATCGAGTCTCCGTTTTCCTGGAACTCTTTGAATGATTACACCTTCAATATCCGTTCAATTTACTCAGTTTATACTGGTACCTACAGAACTTCCAAAGGACCTGGAATCAAAGCCATGGTTGAGCGTCACAATCCTCTACTGGCACAACAGATTGAACAACACATCCTTGCATGCATGCAGTTGATTCAGGCGATCCGTCCTGCGGGCGGCGGTGACATGGGTCAGGCGATATTCACTGTGGATGGTCGTCAACGTGCAACTCAGGCGATTCAGGCTTTGAATCAGTTGCAAGCCGTTTTGGAAACACAAGTTTTGCCCTTGGTTGACAAGCAATAGATGAAAACTCCAGCTCTGCTATTAACACTTCAATTGTTCATTGGTGGAGCTGCGATTGCCGCTTCAAATTCCCATGCCATCGACATGGATTACGTGCACGCGGTCATGTCGGGTGGTGATACCACAGTTATTTTTAAGCGAGAGTCCATTCAGGCGTTCAGAAATCCTGCCGCGAATTTGACTGAGGATGAAATCCGACGTCATTTTACCGGTGATGCTTTGTTTGAAAGAAATTTTTCTGACGATCCTTCGCGCCAGGATCATGGCTTGGGTCCTGTTTTCAACAATACAAACTGCAATGCCTGCCATGCCAAAGACGGTCGTGGGGCTCTTCCTGTTTTGCCAATTGGTCAGGAGAAAGTTTTGCTTCGTCAAAACGAGGCGGTTTTCTTAAGAATCAGTATTGAAACGGCAGTACCGCAAGCGAAGTCTGCTTCCAATAATTGGGGAGCACCAACTCCGGTACCTGGTTTTTCTGATCAATTGTTTCACTTGGGTTCGCTGGGAGTTCGCCCGGAAATGCAGGGGGTCGGTCAGGCTCAGGTTTGGATGAGCTATGAAACTTCACAGTTCACATATCCTGACGGATCAGTTGTTGGACTACGCAAACCGATCTTCACAGTGACTGCTCCGTACGACCAGTATTTTGACTCAGTGACCGGGCAAGTTCGGTCACGATTGTTCGAGAAAGACGTTAAGATGGGTCCTCGTATGGGGACGCCGATGATCGGCTTGGGATTGCTTGAGGCGATCAAAGAATCTGACATTCGATCTTTGGCGGCTCGCGATCTGTCGGCGGAAGGAATCTCCGGTCAGGTTAACATGGTATTTGATATTGAAAAGTCCATGAGAGGTGAGGCGTATCCGGTGTCGTTGGGTCGTTTTGGTTTGAAAAACAACACGCCTTCGGTATTTCATCAATCGTTGGGGGCTCTTCGTGGTGA from Bdellovibrio sp. GT3 includes:
- a CDS encoding universal stress protein; amino-acid sequence: MASKYMLIADDVLDVTPGAKKRSELIRQCGLGLATQLKAPVKLLYVQNPIDITLKSADRERIRKSLDMARQNNPKVQVVEAYGNPVDEIFRLENTSPAPGMIVLGSQGKKGLERFFLGSVAEEVVRNAIVPIMVIGPKVIKAPTDKGKILVATDLTNNSRRAEAYAKRLAKALKAEVVLLYSSVETLRIADQYAAMSGTNFIDEGTINTLNSKSLEALKKKVKLFKVDGVKCSFKIDDNSASSQVAITAETSKGGYQYLVMGTHGRSSFVKAFLGSTARDTIKNSSIPTIVIRSNSK
- a CDS encoding HIT family protein, producing MASIFTKIIAGELPCYKIYEDDKVLSFLALDQVNLGHTLVITKEEFNHWTEVPADTYAHLHKVSQKIGKAVLKASGSPRVGQIVAGFEVPHYHLHLIPAWSIPDLDFKRAQRRSDADMKQIQQEIIKHLG
- a CDS encoding DUF1653 domain-containing protein, translated to MQKPKAPVSGAIYKHYKGKFYRVIGVGKHSETLEDIVLYECLYENSLGRLWARPLELWSSPIEVDGKMVPRFEFQYE
- a CDS encoding imelysin family protein, which translates into the protein MKTLKLMVAAFSAVFGMSASAASNQEIISHISYNVISATYVEFAHATVSLKQAVDIFVQNPNESNLAQAQAAWRGARMPWESSEAFLFGPVDSLGIDPMLDTWPLNKQDLDSVLAINTPITTDMIRGLGTNLQGFHTIEYLLFGDGIRTNSRPLSQFTQRHFEYLQAAAQLEMEYAVALANSWTTNYNPEDTTTPGYSAIFAQPGSNNPFYTSDAAVMEELVNGMIAIADEVANAKIAEPMGADISSANVGLIESPFSWNSLNDYTFNIRSIYSVYTGTYRTSKGPGIKAMVERHNPLLAQQIEQHILACMQLIQAIRPAGGGDMGQAIFTVDGRQRATQAIQALNQLQAVLETQVLPLVDKQ
- a CDS encoding di-heme oxidoredictase family protein yields the protein MKTPALLLTLQLFIGGAAIAASNSHAIDMDYVHAVMSGGDTTVIFKRESIQAFRNPAANLTEDEIRRHFTGDALFERNFSDDPSRQDHGLGPVFNNTNCNACHAKDGRGALPVLPIGQEKVLLRQNEAVFLRISIETAVPQAKSASNNWGAPTPVPGFSDQLFHLGSLGVRPEMQGVGQAQVWMSYETSQFTYPDGSVVGLRKPIFTVTAPYDQYFDSVTGQVRSRLFEKDVKMGPRMGTPMIGLGLLEAIKESDIRSLAARDLSAEGISGQVNMVFDIEKSMRGEAYPVSLGRFGLKNNTPSVFHQSLGALRGDIGVTNYAFPNESIVDTPLYEKFMENRPQLPAPQAANQVADDIVFYSQTLAVPSRRNVDNPVVIEGARLFNQTSCTSCHQPSFVTGPHAISAFANQKIYPFTDMLLHDMGPGLADGRRDFDASGNQWKTRPLWGIGQTQTINPRAGFLHDGRARTLEEAILWHGGEAEYSKTKFTQLTKDQRIALIQFLKSL